Proteins encoded within one genomic window of Lates calcarifer isolate ASB-BC8 unplaced genomic scaffold, TLL_Latcal_v3 scaffold_43_93, whole genome shotgun sequence:
- the lrrfip1b gene encoding uncharacterized protein lrrfip1b isoform X10 → MSCPSSLFHSHKKYYGLDNKWGHIEQWMEDSERYSRHSRRHTSISDDEERMSVGSRGSLRPSDYSGFLGSSSRASSRASSARASPVVEERPDRDFLDKGSRTASTLSAATLASLGGASSRRGSCDTSFSVETEASIREIKGPLNCVCLWCVQDSLAEAEEKYRKAMVSNAQLHNEKTTLMYQVETLREELSDMEEVLWEARRHCDDTTKEFERERQAHSVLQFQFKEMKETLRQTEELLTEVSELRLKSSSYCQEVSDLQEALQWKEKKISALERQREISDIVRIERDRLRDEVIRLRDLLKKHGVVVSPEITTNGETGHGEADDDVSAESGSQLAQEASHGRESMLGKAAERRPAGGSRVPQDDRKLNLQTFYRRSQSLNEEKDQLSRREKHQGRNRTKPRNTTSVKDLRFTARQDDGVRKKVQTQPGPDPALKGRTKPDRGSEFRPETSAASLLAVPVVEKKRSFEGPLTPEEVVSPVCRTSTSRLLRSRLVPPRPAKDIILDNKAVVSSFFSAEKLNSQKQDARGNEFMATCSSTGRDGPGLRGEVVSERAQCSKEQKIDEVSSPTSEKSEINEAAPEETITGLSVNETVVLTDQISEQQQTLSETDDGGSEDLNDETQLKTSGLDGEEAVNGGTVQEPEEHEDLERGAERPDSKDQTVTVSGLEDWTGLEKTIQNILRGFVESLGLGSETSGSVNRWISDLEETLRKSVLNQQESTNQMKPELSLTDPGSRPGRPAVPNSSVSEVLQGEVQTHEVSVDSPGSRGEVQVQDLREEQTSEVVSGMNQSDVKVTSCQKDFVFIESYFSEPVKTRSVESASDQGLVETAVMSKTNDRDEDLKDVQLKRHRTLSTNSGADQSSKIRRLLEITADEIRAMAVPELVLKSLRDGRVIDESPPSNPDNVEERSIEDMDSCEEADEKDTMQQLATQPQCQPVTEVVIEDVKVVPASRKRWSLDDRKQKNTAECQIS, encoded by the exons ATGTCCTGTCCCAGCTCG ctcttccACAGCCACAAG AAGTATTATGGTCTGGATAATAAATGGGGTCACATTGAACAGTGGATG GAGGACAGCGAGCGTTACTCTCGCCACTCACGGAGACACACTTCG ATCTCCGATGACGAGGAGAGGATGTCTGTGGGGAGTCGAGGGAGTCTAAGG CCTTCAGACTACAGTGGGTTTCTGGGCTCCAGTTCTCGAGCCTCCTCCAGGGCCAGTTCAGCTCGTGCGAGCCCAGTG gtggaggagagacCTGACAGAGACTTCCTGGATAAA GGCTCAAGGACGGCGTCCACGCTGTCAGCCGCCACACTCGCCTCGCTGGGAGGAGCCTCGTCCCGCAGAGGAAGCTGTGACACGTCCTTCTCCGTGGAAACGGAGGCGTCCATCAGAGAAATCAAG GGCCCTctgaactgtgtctgtctgtggtgcGTTCAGGACTCTCTGGCGGAGGCGGAGGAAAAGTACCGTAAAGCGATGGTTTCCAACGCTCAGCTTCACAACGAGAAGACGACTCTGATGTATCAGGTGGAGACTCTGAGGGAGGAGCTGAGCGACATGGAGGAGGTGCTGTGGGAGGCACGACGACACTGTGATGACACcacaaag gagTTTGAACGTGAGCGTCAGGCTCACTCTGttcttcagtttcagtttaaagagatgaaagaaactCTGAGACAGACGGAGGAGCTGCTGACG GAAGTGTCTGAGCTGCGACTGAAGAGCAGCAGCTACTGTCAGGAGGTCTCTGACCTGCAGGAAGCTCTGCAGTGGAAGGAGAAGAAGATCTCG GCgttagagaggcagagagaaatcTCCGACATCGTTCGGATTGAACGAGACCGACTCAGAGACGAAGTGATCCGACTGCGAGATTTACTGAAG AAACACGGCGTCGTTGTCTCACCTGAAATCACCACCAACGGGGAGACGGGACATGGCGAGGCTGACGATGATGTCAGTGCAGAGTCTGGCTCTCAATTGGCTCAGGAGGCATCACATGGCAGAGAGAGCATGCTGG GGAAGGCAGCAGAGCGTcgtccagcagggggcagcagagtCCCACAGGACGACAGGAAGCTCAACCTCCAGACGTTTTACAGACGCTCTCAGTCTCTGAACGAGGAGAAGGACCAGCTGAGCAGGAGGGAAAAACATCAGGgaagaaacagaacaaaacccAGAAACACTACGAGTGTAAAGGATCTGAGGTTTACAGCTCGGCAGGATGATGGCGTTAGAAAGAAGGTTCAGACCCAGCCAGGACCTGACCCAGCTTTAAAAGGCAGAACCAAACCTGACAGAGGCTCTGAATTCAGACCAGAGACAtctgcagcttcactcctgGCTGTCCCTGTGGTGGAAAAGAAGCGCTCCTTTGAAGGTCCGCTTACACCTGAGGAAGTGGTTTCACCTGTTTGCAGAACCTCGACTAGTAGACTCCTCAGATCCAGACTGGTTCCACCTCGACCTGCAAAGGACATCATCCTGGACAACAAGGCTGTCGTGTCGAGTTTCTTCTCTGCTGAAAAACTAAACTCTCAAAAACAAGACGCCAGAGGAAATGAGTTCATGGCAACGTGTTCGTCAACAGGAAGAGACGGACCAGGTTTACGAGGGGAGGTCGTGTCTGAGAGAGCTCAGTGCAGTAAAGAACAGAAAATAGATGAAGTTAGTTCTCCAACATCAGAGAAGAGTGAAATAAATGAAGCTGCTCCTGAAGAGACAATCACAGGTTTGTCTGTTAATGAGACGGTTGTGTTGACAGATCAGATCTCTGAGCAACAACAGACTCTGAGTGAAACTGATGACGGTGGATCTGAAGACCTGAACGATGAAACCCAACTGAAAACCTCAGGGCTCGATGGAGAGGAGGCCGTTAATGGAGGGACAGTTCAGGAACCAGAGGAGCATGAAGACCTGGAGAGAGGAGCTGAACGTCCTGACAGTAAAGACCAGACTGTTACTGTGTCCGGGTTAGAGGACTGGACTGGTCTGGAAAAGACGATTCAAAACATCCTTAGAGGGTTTGTTGAAAGTCTGGGTTTGGGATCTGAGACCTCAGGTTCTGTGAACCGGTGGATTTCAGACCTGGAGGAGACTCTGAGGAAATCTGTGCTGAATCAGCAAGaatcaacaaaccaaatgaAACCTGAACTGTCTCTGACAGATCCTGGATCAAGACCTGGACGACCTGCAGTACCGAACAGTTCAGTCTCTGAGGTGTTACAGGGGGAGGTCCAAACCCATGAGGTCTCTGTGGACTCACCTGGTTCCAGAGGTGAAGTCCAGGTTCAGGATCTCAGAGAAGAACAAACCTCAGAGGTCGTGTCTGGGATGAATCAGAGTGACGTAAAGGTGACGAGCTGCCAGAAGGATTTCGTTTTCATCGAGTCCTACTTTTCTGAACCGGTGAAGACCAGATCGGTGGAGTCTGCTTCAGATCAGGGTTTGGTAGAAACAGCAGTCATGTCTAAAACAAATGACCGAGATGAAGATCTGAAGGACGTCCAGCTGAAACGACATCGAACTTTATCGACAAACTCTGGTGCGGATCAGAGTTCAAAGATCAGACGACTTTTAGAAATCACCGCAGATGAAATCCGAGCGATGGCTGTTCCTGAGCTGGTCCTGAAGAGTCTCCGAGACGGGAGAGTCATCGATGAGTCGCCGCCGTCAAACCCTGACAACGTGGAGGAGAGGTCAATCGAAGACATGGACAGCTGCGAAGAGGCCGATGAGAAGGACACAATGCAGCAACTAGCAACGCAACCACAGTGCCAACCGGTGACGGAGGTCGTCATCGAAGACGTGAAAGTCGTTCCAGCATCGAGGAAAAGATGGAGTCTGGACGACAGGAAACAGAAGAACACAGCCGAGTGTCAGATCTCATAA
- the lrrfip1b gene encoding uncharacterized protein lrrfip1b isoform X11: MGTQGPGRKRIPNRERLTAEDDALNQIAREAEARLAAKRAARAEAREIRMKELERQQKELFHSHKKYYGLDNKWGHIEQWMEDSERYSRHSRRHTSISDDEERMSVGSRGSLRPSDYSGFLGSSSRASSRASSARASPVVEERPDRDFLDKGSRTASTLSAATLASLGGASSRRGSCDTSFSVETEASIREIKGPLNCVCLWCVQDSLAEAEEKYRKAMVSNAQLHNEKTTLMYQVETLREELSDMEEVLWEARRHCDDTTKEFERERQAHSVLQFQFKEMKETLRQTEELLTKHGVVVSPEITTNGETGHGEADDDVSAESGSQLAQEASHGRESMLGKAAERRPAGGSRVPQDDRKLNLQTFYRRSQSLNEEKDQLSRREKHQGRNRTKPRNTTSVKDLRFTARQDDGVRKKVQTQPGPDPALKGRTKPDRGSEFRPETSAASLLAVPVVEKKRSFEGPLTPEEVVSPVCRTSTSRLLRSRLVPPRPAKDIILDNKAVVSSFFSAEKLNSQKQDARGNEFMATCSSTGRDGPGLRGEVVSERAQCSKEQKIDEVSSPTSEKSEINEAAPEETITGLSVNETVVLTDQISEQQQTLSETDDGGSEDLNDETQLKTSGLDGEEAVNGGTVQEPEEHEDLERGAERPDSKDQTVTVSGLEDWTGLEKTIQNILRGFVESLGLGSETSGSVNRWISDLEETLRKSVLNQQESTNQMKPELSLTDPGSRPGRPAVPNSSVSEVLQGEVQTHEVSVDSPGSRGEVQVQDLREEQTSEVVSGMNQSDVKVTSCQKDFVFIESYFSEPVKTRSVESASDQGLVETAVMSKTNDRDEDLKDVQLKRHRTLSTNSGADQSSKIRRLLEITADEIRAMAVPELVLKSLRDGRVIDESPPSNPDNVEERSIEDMDSCEEADEKDTMQQLATQPQCQPVTEVVIEDVKVVPASRKRWSLDDRKQKNTAECQIS, encoded by the exons ATGGGCACTCAGGGACCGGGCAGGAAGAGGATCCCGAACCGGGAGAGGCTGACCGCCGAGGATGATGCTCTGAACCAGATCGCCCGGGAG GCGGAGGCGAGGCTGGCAGCGAAGCGAGCGGCGAGAGCCGAGGCCCGAGAGATCAGGATGAAGGAGCTGGAGAGACAACAGAAGGAG ctcttccACAGCCACAAG AAGTATTATGGTCTGGATAATAAATGGGGTCACATTGAACAGTGGATG GAGGACAGCGAGCGTTACTCTCGCCACTCACGGAGACACACTTCG ATCTCCGATGACGAGGAGAGGATGTCTGTGGGGAGTCGAGGGAGTCTAAGG CCTTCAGACTACAGTGGGTTTCTGGGCTCCAGTTCTCGAGCCTCCTCCAGGGCCAGTTCAGCTCGTGCGAGCCCAGTG gtggaggagagacCTGACAGAGACTTCCTGGATAAA GGCTCAAGGACGGCGTCCACGCTGTCAGCCGCCACACTCGCCTCGCTGGGAGGAGCCTCGTCCCGCAGAGGAAGCTGTGACACGTCCTTCTCCGTGGAAACGGAGGCGTCCATCAGAGAAATCAAG GGCCCTctgaactgtgtctgtctgtggtgcGTTCAGGACTCTCTGGCGGAGGCGGAGGAAAAGTACCGTAAAGCGATGGTTTCCAACGCTCAGCTTCACAACGAGAAGACGACTCTGATGTATCAGGTGGAGACTCTGAGGGAGGAGCTGAGCGACATGGAGGAGGTGCTGTGGGAGGCACGACGACACTGTGATGACACcacaaag gagTTTGAACGTGAGCGTCAGGCTCACTCTGttcttcagtttcagtttaaagagatgaaagaaactCTGAGACAGACGGAGGAGCTGCTGACG AAACACGGCGTCGTTGTCTCACCTGAAATCACCACCAACGGGGAGACGGGACATGGCGAGGCTGACGATGATGTCAGTGCAGAGTCTGGCTCTCAATTGGCTCAGGAGGCATCACATGGCAGAGAGAGCATGCTGG GGAAGGCAGCAGAGCGTcgtccagcagggggcagcagagtCCCACAGGACGACAGGAAGCTCAACCTCCAGACGTTTTACAGACGCTCTCAGTCTCTGAACGAGGAGAAGGACCAGCTGAGCAGGAGGGAAAAACATCAGGgaagaaacagaacaaaacccAGAAACACTACGAGTGTAAAGGATCTGAGGTTTACAGCTCGGCAGGATGATGGCGTTAGAAAGAAGGTTCAGACCCAGCCAGGACCTGACCCAGCTTTAAAAGGCAGAACCAAACCTGACAGAGGCTCTGAATTCAGACCAGAGACAtctgcagcttcactcctgGCTGTCCCTGTGGTGGAAAAGAAGCGCTCCTTTGAAGGTCCGCTTACACCTGAGGAAGTGGTTTCACCTGTTTGCAGAACCTCGACTAGTAGACTCCTCAGATCCAGACTGGTTCCACCTCGACCTGCAAAGGACATCATCCTGGACAACAAGGCTGTCGTGTCGAGTTTCTTCTCTGCTGAAAAACTAAACTCTCAAAAACAAGACGCCAGAGGAAATGAGTTCATGGCAACGTGTTCGTCAACAGGAAGAGACGGACCAGGTTTACGAGGGGAGGTCGTGTCTGAGAGAGCTCAGTGCAGTAAAGAACAGAAAATAGATGAAGTTAGTTCTCCAACATCAGAGAAGAGTGAAATAAATGAAGCTGCTCCTGAAGAGACAATCACAGGTTTGTCTGTTAATGAGACGGTTGTGTTGACAGATCAGATCTCTGAGCAACAACAGACTCTGAGTGAAACTGATGACGGTGGATCTGAAGACCTGAACGATGAAACCCAACTGAAAACCTCAGGGCTCGATGGAGAGGAGGCCGTTAATGGAGGGACAGTTCAGGAACCAGAGGAGCATGAAGACCTGGAGAGAGGAGCTGAACGTCCTGACAGTAAAGACCAGACTGTTACTGTGTCCGGGTTAGAGGACTGGACTGGTCTGGAAAAGACGATTCAAAACATCCTTAGAGGGTTTGTTGAAAGTCTGGGTTTGGGATCTGAGACCTCAGGTTCTGTGAACCGGTGGATTTCAGACCTGGAGGAGACTCTGAGGAAATCTGTGCTGAATCAGCAAGaatcaacaaaccaaatgaAACCTGAACTGTCTCTGACAGATCCTGGATCAAGACCTGGACGACCTGCAGTACCGAACAGTTCAGTCTCTGAGGTGTTACAGGGGGAGGTCCAAACCCATGAGGTCTCTGTGGACTCACCTGGTTCCAGAGGTGAAGTCCAGGTTCAGGATCTCAGAGAAGAACAAACCTCAGAGGTCGTGTCTGGGATGAATCAGAGTGACGTAAAGGTGACGAGCTGCCAGAAGGATTTCGTTTTCATCGAGTCCTACTTTTCTGAACCGGTGAAGACCAGATCGGTGGAGTCTGCTTCAGATCAGGGTTTGGTAGAAACAGCAGTCATGTCTAAAACAAATGACCGAGATGAAGATCTGAAGGACGTCCAGCTGAAACGACATCGAACTTTATCGACAAACTCTGGTGCGGATCAGAGTTCAAAGATCAGACGACTTTTAGAAATCACCGCAGATGAAATCCGAGCGATGGCTGTTCCTGAGCTGGTCCTGAAGAGTCTCCGAGACGGGAGAGTCATCGATGAGTCGCCGCCGTCAAACCCTGACAACGTGGAGGAGAGGTCAATCGAAGACATGGACAGCTGCGAAGAGGCCGATGAGAAGGACACAATGCAGCAACTAGCAACGCAACCACAGTGCCAACCGGTGACGGAGGTCGTCATCGAAGACGTGAAAGTCGTTCCAGCATCGAGGAAAAGATGGAGTCTGGACGACAGGAAACAGAAGAACACAGCCGAGTGTCAGATCTCATAA
- the lrrfip1b gene encoding uncharacterized protein lrrfip1b isoform X5: MGTQGPGRKRIPNRERLTAEDDALNQIAREAEARLAAKRAARAEAREIRMKELERQQKELFHSHKKYYGLDNKWGHIEQWMEDSERYSRHSRRHTSISDDEERMSVGSRGSLRVEERPDRDFLDKGSRTASTLSAATLASLGGASSRRGSCDTSFSVETEASIREIKGPLNCVCLWCVQDSLAEAEEKYRKAMVSNAQLHNEKTTLMYQVETLREELSDMEEVLWEARRHCDDTTKEFERERQAHSVLQFQFKEMKETLRQTEELLTEVSELRLKSSSYCQEVSDLQEALQWKEKKISALERQREISDIVRIERDRLRDEVIRLRDLLKKHGVVVSPEITTNGETGHGEADDDVSAESGSQLAQEASHGRESMLGKAAERRPAGGSRVPQDDRKLNLQTFYRRSQSLNEEKDQLSRREKHQGRNRTKPRNTTSVKDLRFTARQDDGVRKKVQTQPGPDPALKGRTKPDRGSEFRPETSAASLLAVPVVEKKRSFEGPLTPEEVVSPVCRTSTSRLLRSRLVPPRPAKDIILDNKAVVSSFFSAEKLNSQKQDARGNEFMATCSSTGRDGPGLRGEVVSERAQCSKEQKIDEVSSPTSEKSEINEAAPEETITGLSVNETVVLTDQISEQQQTLSETDDGGSEDLNDETQLKTSGLDGEEAVNGGTVQEPEEHEDLERGAERPDSKDQTVTVSGLEDWTGLEKTIQNILRGFVESLGLGSETSGSVNRWISDLEETLRKSVLNQQESTNQMKPELSLTDPGSRPGRPAVPNSSVSEVLQGEVQTHEVSVDSPGSRGEVQVQDLREEQTSEVVSGMNQSDVKVTSCQKDFVFIESYFSEPVKTRSVESASDQGLVETAVMSKTNDRDEDLKDVQLKRHRTLSTNSGADQSSKIRRLLEITADEIRAMAVPELVLKSLRDGRVIDESPPSNPDNVEERSIEDMDSCEEADEKDTMQQLATQPQCQPVTEVVIEDVKVVPASRKRWSLDDRKQKNTAECQIS; the protein is encoded by the exons ATGGGCACTCAGGGACCGGGCAGGAAGAGGATCCCGAACCGGGAGAGGCTGACCGCCGAGGATGATGCTCTGAACCAGATCGCCCGGGAG GCGGAGGCGAGGCTGGCAGCGAAGCGAGCGGCGAGAGCCGAGGCCCGAGAGATCAGGATGAAGGAGCTGGAGAGACAACAGAAGGAG ctcttccACAGCCACAAG AAGTATTATGGTCTGGATAATAAATGGGGTCACATTGAACAGTGGATG GAGGACAGCGAGCGTTACTCTCGCCACTCACGGAGACACACTTCG ATCTCCGATGACGAGGAGAGGATGTCTGTGGGGAGTCGAGGGAGTCTAAGG gtggaggagagacCTGACAGAGACTTCCTGGATAAA GGCTCAAGGACGGCGTCCACGCTGTCAGCCGCCACACTCGCCTCGCTGGGAGGAGCCTCGTCCCGCAGAGGAAGCTGTGACACGTCCTTCTCCGTGGAAACGGAGGCGTCCATCAGAGAAATCAAG GGCCCTctgaactgtgtctgtctgtggtgcGTTCAGGACTCTCTGGCGGAGGCGGAGGAAAAGTACCGTAAAGCGATGGTTTCCAACGCTCAGCTTCACAACGAGAAGACGACTCTGATGTATCAGGTGGAGACTCTGAGGGAGGAGCTGAGCGACATGGAGGAGGTGCTGTGGGAGGCACGACGACACTGTGATGACACcacaaag gagTTTGAACGTGAGCGTCAGGCTCACTCTGttcttcagtttcagtttaaagagatgaaagaaactCTGAGACAGACGGAGGAGCTGCTGACG GAAGTGTCTGAGCTGCGACTGAAGAGCAGCAGCTACTGTCAGGAGGTCTCTGACCTGCAGGAAGCTCTGCAGTGGAAGGAGAAGAAGATCTCG GCgttagagaggcagagagaaatcTCCGACATCGTTCGGATTGAACGAGACCGACTCAGAGACGAAGTGATCCGACTGCGAGATTTACTGAAG AAACACGGCGTCGTTGTCTCACCTGAAATCACCACCAACGGGGAGACGGGACATGGCGAGGCTGACGATGATGTCAGTGCAGAGTCTGGCTCTCAATTGGCTCAGGAGGCATCACATGGCAGAGAGAGCATGCTGG GGAAGGCAGCAGAGCGTcgtccagcagggggcagcagagtCCCACAGGACGACAGGAAGCTCAACCTCCAGACGTTTTACAGACGCTCTCAGTCTCTGAACGAGGAGAAGGACCAGCTGAGCAGGAGGGAAAAACATCAGGgaagaaacagaacaaaacccAGAAACACTACGAGTGTAAAGGATCTGAGGTTTACAGCTCGGCAGGATGATGGCGTTAGAAAGAAGGTTCAGACCCAGCCAGGACCTGACCCAGCTTTAAAAGGCAGAACCAAACCTGACAGAGGCTCTGAATTCAGACCAGAGACAtctgcagcttcactcctgGCTGTCCCTGTGGTGGAAAAGAAGCGCTCCTTTGAAGGTCCGCTTACACCTGAGGAAGTGGTTTCACCTGTTTGCAGAACCTCGACTAGTAGACTCCTCAGATCCAGACTGGTTCCACCTCGACCTGCAAAGGACATCATCCTGGACAACAAGGCTGTCGTGTCGAGTTTCTTCTCTGCTGAAAAACTAAACTCTCAAAAACAAGACGCCAGAGGAAATGAGTTCATGGCAACGTGTTCGTCAACAGGAAGAGACGGACCAGGTTTACGAGGGGAGGTCGTGTCTGAGAGAGCTCAGTGCAGTAAAGAACAGAAAATAGATGAAGTTAGTTCTCCAACATCAGAGAAGAGTGAAATAAATGAAGCTGCTCCTGAAGAGACAATCACAGGTTTGTCTGTTAATGAGACGGTTGTGTTGACAGATCAGATCTCTGAGCAACAACAGACTCTGAGTGAAACTGATGACGGTGGATCTGAAGACCTGAACGATGAAACCCAACTGAAAACCTCAGGGCTCGATGGAGAGGAGGCCGTTAATGGAGGGACAGTTCAGGAACCAGAGGAGCATGAAGACCTGGAGAGAGGAGCTGAACGTCCTGACAGTAAAGACCAGACTGTTACTGTGTCCGGGTTAGAGGACTGGACTGGTCTGGAAAAGACGATTCAAAACATCCTTAGAGGGTTTGTTGAAAGTCTGGGTTTGGGATCTGAGACCTCAGGTTCTGTGAACCGGTGGATTTCAGACCTGGAGGAGACTCTGAGGAAATCTGTGCTGAATCAGCAAGaatcaacaaaccaaatgaAACCTGAACTGTCTCTGACAGATCCTGGATCAAGACCTGGACGACCTGCAGTACCGAACAGTTCAGTCTCTGAGGTGTTACAGGGGGAGGTCCAAACCCATGAGGTCTCTGTGGACTCACCTGGTTCCAGAGGTGAAGTCCAGGTTCAGGATCTCAGAGAAGAACAAACCTCAGAGGTCGTGTCTGGGATGAATCAGAGTGACGTAAAGGTGACGAGCTGCCAGAAGGATTTCGTTTTCATCGAGTCCTACTTTTCTGAACCGGTGAAGACCAGATCGGTGGAGTCTGCTTCAGATCAGGGTTTGGTAGAAACAGCAGTCATGTCTAAAACAAATGACCGAGATGAAGATCTGAAGGACGTCCAGCTGAAACGACATCGAACTTTATCGACAAACTCTGGTGCGGATCAGAGTTCAAAGATCAGACGACTTTTAGAAATCACCGCAGATGAAATCCGAGCGATGGCTGTTCCTGAGCTGGTCCTGAAGAGTCTCCGAGACGGGAGAGTCATCGATGAGTCGCCGCCGTCAAACCCTGACAACGTGGAGGAGAGGTCAATCGAAGACATGGACAGCTGCGAAGAGGCCGATGAGAAGGACACAATGCAGCAACTAGCAACGCAACCACAGTGCCAACCGGTGACGGAGGTCGTCATCGAAGACGTGAAAGTCGTTCCAGCATCGAGGAAAAGATGGAGTCTGGACGACAGGAAACAGAAGAACACAGCCGAGTGTCAGATCTCATAA